One region of Mucilaginibacter gotjawali genomic DNA includes:
- a CDS encoding WecB/TagA/CpsF family glycosyltransferase produces MLNKKRILSIDVSWGKYEEFVSLILGLGRERKSSYVCIANAHMLVEAHRSKSFQRVINDAEIITPDGMPLAKSFKLLYGIEQVRVDGMGLLPLLIERSIKENHSVYFYGGSPELIEHAKFFLKENYPSLNIAGIYSPPFRYLTVAEKSAVVENINQSGANIVFVALGCPKQEWWMAEMKGRIQSVMIGIGGALPVFVGLQKRAPIWMQRNSLEWLFRLLLEPRRLFKRYLITNVVFLWLLFYEKIKFNSVEYRSAIEKMNDTNNKQEYKNVSIS; encoded by the coding sequence ATGTTGAACAAAAAAAGAATTTTATCAATCGATGTATCCTGGGGGAAATATGAAGAATTTGTGAGCTTGATTCTTGGTTTGGGCAGGGAAAGGAAATCCTCTTATGTTTGTATTGCCAACGCACATATGCTGGTTGAAGCACATAGGTCAAAGTCCTTTCAGCGTGTCATAAACGATGCTGAAATTATAACCCCTGATGGCATGCCTTTGGCAAAAAGTTTTAAACTGTTATATGGTATTGAGCAAGTTAGGGTAGACGGGATGGGGCTGCTTCCTTTATTGATAGAAAGATCGATTAAAGAGAACCATTCTGTTTATTTTTATGGCGGCTCGCCTGAATTAATAGAACATGCCAAATTTTTTTTAAAAGAAAATTACCCATCGTTAAACATTGCCGGCATCTATTCTCCGCCTTTCAGATACCTCACAGTAGCTGAAAAATCTGCTGTTGTTGAAAACATCAATCAATCAGGAGCCAATATCGTTTTTGTTGCCCTGGGATGCCCCAAACAAGAGTGGTGGATGGCCGAAATGAAAGGCAGGATCCAGTCAGTGATGATCGGGATTGGTGGCGCCTTACCTGTATTTGTAGGATTACAAAAACGGGCTCCAATCTGGATGCAAAGAAACAGCCTTGAATGGTTATTCCGTTTGCTTTTAGAGCCAAGAAGGCTGTTTAAAAGATACCTTATTACCAATGTTGTTTTTCTATGGCTTTTATTTTATGAGAAGATTAAGTTCAATAGTGTTGAATATCGATCGGCAATAGAAAAGATGAACGATACAAATAATAAACAGGAATACAAAAATGTCAGCATTTCTTAA